Within Vicia villosa cultivar HV-30 ecotype Madison, WI linkage group LG1, Vvil1.0, whole genome shotgun sequence, the genomic segment gaagaagatcttgcggattgtcccaaaatgtttgagaggttggtaagcgatgcagagaaaccgttgtatgatggttgttcaaaattcacaagattgtctgcggtgttaaagttgtacaacttaaaggcggacaatggatggtcggataaaagtttcacagagttattagcccttatgaaagatatgctaccagaggataatgttcttcccaatcgaacgtatgaagccaaaaagatgttgtcctctattggcatgagctatgataagatacatgcatgtccaaacgattgcgttttgtttcgaaacgagtatgcagcgttgaatgagtgtcctaaatgtggtgcccctcgatataagaaaaagttgtctcctgctaaagtcttatggtattttcctataattccgagatttagacgcatgtatcgtagtgagaccgattcaagacacttgacttggcatgcagatgaaagaattattgatggaaagttgcgacatccggcagactcaccacaatggatgaaagttgatactgaatatcctgaatttggaaaagaagcaagaaaccttcggttgtcattgtctactgatggaatgaacccgcatggtattcaaagtatctcgcatagcacatggcctgtgattcttatgatctataacctacctccgtggctatgtatgaagcgtaagtacatgatgttatcaatgctaatttttgtgcctaaacaaccagggaatgacatagacgtatacttggcaccgttaatcgaagatttaaagtttttgtgggacaacggtgtggaggtttacgatgggtataggaaggaaagtttcaacttgagggcgatgttgtttggaacaattaatgattttccagcatacggaaatttatccgggtacagcaataaaggtcaaaaggcgtgtcccgtttgtgaagatgaaatcgatacgacacgattggatctttgtcagaagaatgtctttctcggtcatcgtagattcttaaattctaatcatcactaccgtgggtggagaaaagcattcaacggaaaggccgaacatggtacagccccgccttttttgtcaggtgatcaaatttttgaaaaggtgaaagatgtgagcactcagtttggcaagccttttgcacattcacttgtcaagggtgggtggaagaagaagtccattttttttgaacttccatattggaagtcgttgtacgtaagacatttcctggatgttatgcatattgaaaaaaatgtatttgacagcgttataggtacgttactcaatataccaggaaagtctaaggatggctttaacataaggaatgacatggtaaacatggggatgagaactgaattgagacccgtgacgaaaggaagacgaacatatctgccacctgctgtttacactctatctagaaaggagaagaaaacattgtgtaagttcctcagtgaagttaaagttccagaaggctactcttcagatattagaagacttgtgtccatgaaagacctcaagttaaagagtttgaagacacatgattgtcatgttataatggaacattttttaccaataggtatacgttctattctgccagaaaaagtaagaagcgcaataactaagttgtgtttcttcttcaggtcaatttgcagtaaggtggtcgatcccgcgatcttaccaacattgcaaaaagagatagttgttactttatgtgatcttgaaatgtattttcctccctcgttttttgacataatggttcatctagtcgttcatcttgtgaaagagacacaattgtgcggaccagcttatatgagatggatgtaccctgctgaacgttatatgaaaatattaaaagggtacgtgaaaaacagaagtcgaccggagggttgtattgccgaacgatacgttgttgaagaagcggttgagttttgtactgaatatctgtcaaatgttcaatcaattggactccccaaatctcatattgtcgaaaaaaaagaaggaaaaaggctaattggaaataaagttgtgacagtatcaatggtcgaacgggatcaagcgcacttgtatgttctgcacaatgagattgaggttgagccgtatgttgaaatgcacaaggttgttctccgagatttaaatccaaatagaaatgagaactggatagtacgagagcacaatcgaagtttcataccgtggtttagggatcatatttattcaaagtatcgttcagatcctgcttcagtaacagaaaggttgagatgtttagcctatggtccaagtgtaattgtgctttcttatagcgcatacgcaattaatggatacacattttataccaaagaacaggatgataaaagtactatgcaaaatagtggtgttaccttggtagctgaagcaatgcacatatcaagtgcgaatgacttaaatccgaaatttgcaaatttgtcatattttggggttatcgagcgcattttggtgtttgattacgcgaagtttcagattcctgtatttggttgcaagtgggttgaaaataatagtggcatacgaatggataagtcaggatttttgcaagtggatctcaatagggtagggtacaaagatgagcctttcattttagcctctcaagctaaacaagtgttctatgacaatgatccgacaagtacgaaatggtctatagtgcttttatctaacaaaatagtagatgaaaacattgaagatcaaggtgatattggtgttggcattgaatcttgtacaagaaacgatcataatgagaatgaatcttgtactagaaatgatcataatgaggatatttggatcaatccaaccgtccgcgttgttaagagacgcgtagaacacaatcctacaaagaaaagaaagagacgttagtgataaaggtaatagtatacatattccgactaatttgttttattcaatttgtaccgattgttttaatcaatagtatagtacttattcaattttggtgcatattctcgttttgtacataacttttgaaccatgtatccgtttgtcgacttctttacatgtaactatactattttgacgattccggagctgctcatgcacttatatgttcatttcgggactgtttttttattggttttgcttctgcccgtaatcaaaagtcgggcttagggtctgaatttcggaaaaccgactttatttttgagtccgtggggacgttttaccatagccatgtaaatttcgttcaattccgacaactttattttttgacgcttattttgatttgtaccgatttcgtttccgatttacttgtacatgcatggtttgacttccattttacttgtatagattgttagcttattaatagtgtactaatgtgctttagtttgtttgatacaggttaaatggctccggatagagatgctccacctgaaaactcacaagaaagagatgctcaagaaagagatgccacggatacaaatgctccacctgatactgaagcaaaagaggttgcacgaggcatcactatcatgaagggaatcgttcgacatagagaccaaggattagtataccgattggaatggaattctgataaacaagcaattggtcctaattctgcaaagttgacaagttatattggtacacttgttcgtatgcatattccggtctccgtagctagatggaatctgaaaagcgaagacttggatgcgaaaaaaaaagcgatttgggacgagcttcaggtatatatcatatatggttaattgttgttattatcttgatgataaattgtttaaattacttatactaacacactatgagtatgtttttttgcagaggacttttgagataccagatgatcgtagaagctacatacttggtttggccggcaaaagatatagagggtggaaagcttttttgacaaacacttatcttaaggataaagatggaaactttcttgaagaggcaccgggacggccaaaaaagtatgagatcttcattggtgaagaagattgggctaagtttgtagagcaaagagatgaagattttcggaaaaggagtgccaagaatagtgcgagagcatccaaacccgcatatccatacaaaaaagggcgtttgggatatgcacgcttggaggataaaattgtaagtaaatagaaatgcgttttaattaattgtctaaatgtgttttatttgacgattttatcttttgtgtcaatgcatagttagaggagactaaaagtgaggaaacctcacttcctgaacatgtgttgtggagggaagctcgtgtgggcaaggatcatgctgtcgatcccgaagttcagagagtttttactgaatgtgtaagtataatactgtgtctttaattaaatcaaatgttttttaatatataaatgattttttaatgtaaatgaattacaggagaccttgtcgcaatcggcatccaccggtgaggggagcgtacttagtagagcactagatgcgcctgagtatcccggtcgggtgaggggtaagggtcatggtgtgactccaacctctttttacaagagtcctaggagaagaaatccttcaaatgaagaagtgttgcaaaagttggcggaattgcaagcacaagtctctgaattgcaaagagataaagaggcgtatatgagagaaaagtgcaacacttcaatatcggtgaaagaaactagtgataaggctagtatcaactatcaaaggaaatttcccgaggtaattataattttttttccttttaaattgttctattttattaatgataatgactttatatttactattggtttagggcatttcatcttgccaactatacttatcggaaccgagttatcgactagttggcaagggaaaagtgcacaacactttgggagatttacttcaccatagaccgctcccggatggacacctgaaagtatcggtggatgttgtagtagatcatgatgcgatgctaccggtacctgacatggtctcagagacgacattgctgcgagatgcaataggatcatttgttgcatggccctcggagctcattaccattagtgatgaggtatattgaaaacgattatgaatcatttagttttcgaatgtcaattctaaaccgtttattaattattttttacattttaattttagacttctcctataaaacccacagttaagggtaaagggattttacaggaggaggagtccgttgcatcactaaaagaggtacatttaaagtgttaataattaatctgaatctaaatctgcatgattttatattttacataacttatatgatttttaggcatccgctcgagagtcacaacaagtgacgcagcaagttcgtaccgtaccaccaactggtcctccgaagccagcgggaaaaaaaggcggtgcttttgtgcctcggtaccggtcgacgctcgcaacaatggttgatatgtccgatttgaaggatggtgctttacgtgaaatcgttatggatgagagtgtcttcggtattgaattcaagtcatttattacacttgatgacttggaggagatttttaagcatgatcaactaggcgtcaataacatgcactcatacattcggtaatattccctcatctgatatattatttaattagtcccacaatataatttatttacacatttcaatgaaaataatctaatgtttattatgtttttatttaaggttgttgtatgacagagtgttgcgcgggactccgttgtctaacagattccgtttcgtgtcttccgcccactgcagcggaatggcaattaattcggaaccggaatcagttagacaacgcttagtagatagattcatgtccaccggcaatacagaatgtctgcatctttgggcgtataatacccgaccagtagggttagtttctcattctttgttcatctaatctctgtttcttttgtgtatagcaaaattttcatataacctattgtttttatttatagagcacactggttgctgcttgctatcaaccctataagggaagtcgtgtattatctgaattcggtaaatggtgaatggaccaattatccggccatgaaggacatcgttgatttgtaagtgggatcgttctaaatatatattcgtgtatatttatatatatatatttacttatttgtgggattgatctaaacatatgcttttatatatttgttaattagatcaatacaagtgttccgaagtcaacgggacgcacaggtatcccgaactaaatctagcaacattacttggatccaagtgcaggtacattatttttcacaatgttgcttataatatatttatgctacttgataaaacaatgcacaactatagaatcttatttgtttttctatgtagtgtccgcaacagaaaaacagttacgattgcggatactttgtattgaggtttatgaaagaaatccttcaggcaaatcaattagagattccgctcacggtatgaatttataacttaagataatttcatataatttattacatttaactaaatgtatcattcatattttgtttttgttttgtagtaccttgacgaattccgtgccgctggatacccgagacttaagttggaagaaataaaagaggatttgtgtcatttttatattaagcgctttttcatgtaggatttgtgtcgaattgaagtactataatattattgatgttgtaatgatgtatatatataattttggatattataatggtattatattagtatatatatattgaatctactgatggctgaaataatatcgtcgaaaataaattacaggtcgaaaatattacaggctgaaaacatattacaggtcgaaaatattacaggtcgactgggaggattaaattacaggctgcacattaaaatacctcatttagctactaaagcgctttttaaaaaagcgctcttaaaggcccacatactaaagcgcttctttttaaaagcgctgccaaagattactaaaaaagcaaaaaaaaaaaaaaaacaacatactaaagcgcttttgtaaaagcgctcttatagggggggctatcagagcgctttttctggaaaaagcgctcttaaagcccaccctataagagcgcttttataaaagcgctttagtatgttgcgttttttttttattttttactctcacaggtgggcctatcacagcgcttttctggaaaaagcgcacttaaaagggggcctaccagagcgctttttcctgaaaagcgctcttaaaggggggcctacaagagcgctttttccagaaaagcgctcttataggggggcctaccagagcgcttttaaaagcgctttcgtagcctatgccagcgctggctttggcagcgctttaaagcgctgttaaagcccaaaaaaagagCTCTTGTAgctgttccgtgttgtagtgagtCCTCCTTGAAGGGATAAGCATTTGAGGTTGCAATTGTTTACATAGTTGCTTAAAACCCACACCCTCAACTGCTCTAAAGGAATGCTCTTCAAGGATAATAAACTTATTAATGGCCATCCTACACGCTGCTAGGTTGAACCTTTGGCCTACCGGAACTAAAAACCCGCCCTCGCCGCTAACAAGGTTTGTTTGATTGGGGTCTTTCAACAAAAGGGCAGGGTTTTTGTAACACACTTTCGAGTGAGCCAACATGTTAGAAGTCCCATGTGTTTTAGGGTCACATCGGTACCTTTTATGACAATGCTTACATGCGGCTATAGGTTCAGGCTCATCAGGTAAAATATTAAACTCTAACCAAACAGAAGAAGTTTTCCTACTTCCACTAGCATTAAGTTTCCTCTTGTTTGTACCAGTGGGTAGAGGATGAAGTGCAGCACCAACAGCTGCGGGTTGGGTTTGTTGAGAAGGGGGAATAGGTAGCTCCGTTACTGAAAATAGACAAGCAAATTTGAAACATACTTTTAAACATACAACATCAAGACATGAAACTTGAATTACCTTCACCCACTCCTTGCAATCTAGGAACTCCATCTCCTTGGATGCTAGCACCTCCATCTCCTTGGATGCTAGCACCTCCATCTCCTTGCATGCTACTTTCTCCATGCTCCATCTTCAAATATAAAAAAGGCAACCAAAACATAACCAACAAAACAACAATTGTCAATAAGAATTAGATAATCACTGCAGCAGAAATAATCGGTATAACATAAGCATACACCATAAATAACTAGTATAATATGATTTCTCTTATCATTTTACAATATACTTGTTATTATAATAAGAATGTTTAGGTGAAAAATTGTATCAATGTAAAAGAAAAATTCACAGAACCTAATATAATAAACCTCTTCattctaaaaaaatattatacacAGAACCTAATATAATAAACCTTTTCattctaaaaaaatattacacaCTTTGTATTTTTTTACGTGATTCTTTTGTTGACAGTGGTAACATGGTATGTTTAAAATCTTCATTAAAACATATTCCAACTATGTATGTCTTCATTAAAACTTATTCCAAATATTCTTTAAACCATATTCTATCTATGTATGTTTACAGATCTTTATTAAAGATATTCCAACAAtgtatattttcaaatattctttaaACCTATGGTATCATGTACAAACAAAATATTTAACCAACAAACTTTATCAATAACtggaaaaaatacaatttttgagagTTTAAGATACTGAGAGATGTAGAGATTTATCAATAgctaaaaaaaatatgattttagagAGTTTGAGATATTGAGAGATGTAGAGAAGAAAAAAGATAACAAGGATGATAAAAAACTTACATGATTGATCGGTGGTGGTGGCATGGTGGTCCGTTATGGTAGCGTCAACTTGAGGTTGAAGGTTGACGGTGATGAGAGAACATGTGTGGTTGCGGTTGTGTGTTGAAGGAATGCTCTGCTGAGAATGAATTGAAACCCTAGTAATAGAGAAAATTTGGGTTGGATTTTTATTATTGGGCCTGGTCTACTACATACCCACATATGCCCAGTATCTTTAAAATAATACTAATGAAAATATAAACATTGAATCGGTCGGTGCCGGTTTTCACTGGGCTGAAAACATCAATCCAAAACCGACCAAGTTAAACGATATGAACCCAACAAATAGAAAAACGGTAACCCGAAAACCCGACCCAATCGATCCATTACATAGTGGGCCATATGGGCTGGTCGGATTGGACCGGTTCTAGAAATTCTGTCCAGCCCTACCAATCAGTGTTGGTTGAAGTGTCAAACAGGCTTTGCACAGCTTTGCCCctactagtagggactttggagagattcgccttgtgaggaccTTTTGGATATATACTATGGGTGATGCCCCTAGTACTCATAAACTTAtggtgatgcccctgactgatcgggaagtagcttcagacccacttgggtgcatgcccctgattgtttgatgcttctgagagattctttgaatcttgacctgattgccccaaattgactggacaaagcatgtcatgccccttgtattcattgacttctaatcAACTGAGTCATATGCAAGAGATGTTGCTGCTGAAatggtttcgtctgtcgggatgacttttagtcattagtcgtaccctgtgcagattcttcctgttgctaacatttaaaattatgtagcagaatatatttaataatgaattcatgagatgcgatgcatatgtctgtcttgagtttttgaaaaacattaaaacagtagatgtaaaagcgtgatatttgtaaaaacgtgatgttaacttagcatttatggcaaacctttttggtgacagtatgctttcgaactaaccatgcttcagttaggactttcaaggctTGTAACGTGGCTTTGTTCACATTTTAAGAAACAaatgataatggctcaaagtttatttgtacccatcccaatcttcgtgatgttcttcgatcctatgcttagttaactttgcatttatgttctagcaggtcttgaagtcataccactgacatttgatgatggttaaggcGTTGTAAATTTATTTGGACAAGTAGTCATccttttttgaaatattcttttttgtcgaggatttataacaacctcttttggtttttttttactttattatccctaacttttacctaaactgtttattttgagattacagtcagcgggatgtatcaattttcgataagtctccttcataggttttgtcTTAACAgttttttcttcttcctctttttgatgaatattgactgcctgacttaatgatcACGGGAACTCATCATTATTTGCgtaaacaacggctagtataattgagttaactgagtaactaccctgccccaggttatgattaagggttttaaattgcatatgaaagaaaacttctactccttaggctcaaaagggtttacgagggattaacatccttatatctccactgtttaggaattgaaacgatgcctgtacatcgtcagcatagtctgttcaaaagcatcacTGTATGAGGTTACGGCTTCGTctttgtcatcctccctcaaaaggtttacAACTTAgcatgagttgaatatcacaaaacatatgcaaagtaaagacacaatttaaatgagtgatagcgacataatttattcaagacaaacatatgcaatgcactgatgatgattattaaaacagataatgtctatcataagttgaatgtttaaacaaaaagaatagaaattgcgcatgaaaataagtctaatgattaaaagttcatccttctataCATTAACCAGTCTTttcgtgattaggcatgggagcagtgatcactacaggagtcttgggagggttgaatttgatttcttgagcatcaatcatatcttggatcttgttcttcaatggccaacaatcattcgtatcatgtccagggctattggaatgatatgcgcacctcgcattgggctaatagctaggagcagaggtgttgggcttcacaggaggatcccttacagtaatcaagtttgccttCAGCAGATGTTGCAGTACCTGagccagcgacatattgatctttgtgaactgacgcctaggtgcaCCTGGCTTGCTTCGTTATTGTGGAACTGCTCCAACAGATAGGTTGCAttcattacgacctttctggttgtacatagcattagccatatgaggcttctcaggtgagttgaagtcaatgatcttgtcgtcaattaagtcttgaatcctatgcttcaatggtccacaatcttcagTATCATGACCTGGgttgttcgaatgataagcacatcttgcattatacttgtacccaggagcaggattggcaggaactgaatatggaggGAATAGAGtcatcaagttctgattgagcagttgttgcggaacttgagacagcggcatgtacAGTGGAGTAAATGATCTCTTATGTTTGGATTTCTGATTATCTTTactaccttgatgcttatgttgattcttctccttctcgatcagaagttccttcaattcttcttgccccttggccaagttaaggaacatctcttggaactggttgttctaaGCCTGaggatttttgactgattgctcgagatccatgatgaTGAAATAAACATCGAGGAAgtatgagagacctattgtaagaaacctgctatgcgatgttatgaatgcgaatacaatgttttcaaggatctttaggaaatttagtttgcgacagaAGGacatgatttggtcgcatctttgtttgaagaactctgattcttggatgttcttctaggggaatcaagctcaccatatccagtg encodes:
- the LOC131619551 gene encoding uncharacterized protein LOC131619551 produces the protein MSTGNTECLHLWAYNTRPVGAHWLLLAINPIREVVYYLNSVNGEWTNYPAMKDIVDLSIQVFRSQRDAQVSRTKSSNITWIQVQCPQQKNSYDCGYFVLRFMKEILQANQLEIPLTYLDEFRAAGYPRLKLEEIKEDLCHFYIKRFFM